The Eremothecium cymbalariae DBVPG#7215 chromosome 8, complete sequence genome has a window encoding:
- the FYV8 gene encoding Fyv8p (similar to Ashbya gossypii ACR036C) translates to MSERVGRRKSHRWVSVSKGNYDGADWESDYSGDELDASPKRQGTINKLPDLPKLNTVDQAELHDGCFGQISRSNTVVKTSGAAAASAAAASAASSTPKILSPNESIISPTLINTLETPRNLSRSRLSLKSATRSSHVVNRDLDSLMDEISKEMTSRKSPLDNLEPPLEPPVDFNRLVRSNSSGAQSVTGSEKSSALPYVNADNETGSTDGSFNKFTDVVPGLESKSDDEGDYEVRKEGYFSAYDIQEEISGQVAANAHNSVVALERYDEDAPHPAAGDDTIDAGLQPPTHEKEVTSIVFKYQGLQDSDAFDETLSLPNQERSSSNQEYSQFKNGPTDIYNNSNQLPTLSQKSNGSDALSSDKSKSVSTNSTNEGGGPIRLKNTPNTELSYREEDSDDESFRTDTEADPYAVLSPLNSDNEHSTLISSNNTLNRDMASVALTLEGNGSHDTLDAANSLEGVGGVYRIPESLDIFTSYDEESAEDSKRQSINLGSWKPNTDGYRNAFLNKIGALKEGNNIHANPDPKLPPVDVKLKNEHTSPGPEFGGDNDSLWEGFPRVDAYCEDDLQSVDDTKTIYDNQTLYDVPAIMTNNRNLPPLPQKLTDLNYSSEGFAAENSITDSVVDSDSVLKRLQGEKPPSKPAIFKEHFLSIPDGIQIENATKNVLPVLDVCKLLESNLSHSSKMEKLTAHMNELSSHDGGVRTWLAFALKSTQSSKDTIFSEYCVNKHVKQAYANAEEVSKKPSVSTTVNQNVSQLKKKVFSHSVKEGAKGLLSSIGKKL, encoded by the coding sequence ATGAGTGAACGTGTAGGTAGAAGAAAATCGCATAGATGGGTATCTGTTTCGAAGGGTAACTATGATGGTGCGGACTGGGAAAGTGATTATTCAGGAGATGAGTTAGATGCTTCTCCTAAAAGACAAGGAACAATCAATAAATTACCTGACCTACCAAAGCTGAATACAGTTGATCAGGCAGAGTTACACGATGGTTGTTTTGGACAAATCAGTCGATCAAATACTGTAGTGAAGACTAgtggtgctgctgctgcgagtgctgctgctgcgaGTGCTGCTAGTAGTACACCGAAGATACTATCGCCCAATGAGAGTATTATTTCGCCCACTCTGATAAATACATTGGAAACTCCAAGGAACTTATCGCGTTCAAGGTTATCTTTGAAATCGGCTACTAGGTCGTCGCATGTTGTTAACAGAGATCTGGATTCGTTGATGGATGAAATATCCAAGGAAATGACATCAAGGAAGTCACCtttggataatttggaGCCTCCTCTGGAACCACCTGTTGATTTCAATCGACTTGTACGGTCTAACAGTAGTGGGGCACAATCTGTTACGGGGTCGGAAAAATCTTCAGCTCTCCCTTATGTTAATGCGGACAATGAGACTGGTTCTACTGATGGGTCGTTTAACAAATTCACGGATGTTGTGCCAGGCCTGGAAAGCAAGAGTGATGACGAAGGTGATTACGAAGTTAGGAAGGAAGGCTATTTCTCTGCCTATGATATTCAGGAGGAGATATCCGGTCAAGTTGCAGCGAATGCTCATAACTCCGTGGTAGCCTTGGAGCGATACGATGAGGACGCTCCTCATCCAGCAGCAGGGGATGATACTATTGATGCAGGTCTCCAACCCCCAACCcatgaaaaagaagttacTTCGATTGTTTTTAAGTATCAAGGTTTGCAAGATAGTGATGCTTTTGATGAGACTTTGTCTTTACCGAACCAGGAAAGGAGCAGTTCGAACCAGGAATACAGCCAGTTCAAAAACGGACCTACTGATATATACAATAATAGTAATCAGCTGCCTACTCTATCCCAGAAATCTAATGGATCCGACGCTTTGAGTTCTGATAAGAGCAAGTCAGTATCAACCAACTCGACTAATGAAGGGGGTGGTCCTATAAGGCTGAAAAATACCCCTAATACCGAGTTATCCTACCGAGAGGAGGattcagatgatgagagCTTTCGAACAGATACTGAAGCAGACCCTTATGCAGTTTTATCGCCTTTGAATTCCGATAATGAGCACTCGACTTTGATATCTTCAAACAATACATTGAATAGAGATATGGCGTCTGTGGCATTAACTTTAGAAGGCAATGGGTCTCACGATACTCTTGATGCTGCTAATAGCCTTGAAGGAGTTGGTGGAGTATATAGAATTCCTGAATCGCTAGATATTTTTACTAGCTATGATGAAGAGTCAGCTGAAGATTCTAAGAGACAGTCCATTAATTTAGGTTCATGGAAACCAAACACGGATGGATATAGAAATgcatttttgaataagATCGGAGCGTTGAAAGAGGGTAATAATATTCACGCTAATCCAGATCCAAAATTACCACCTGTAGATGTAAAATTAAAGAACGAGCATACTTCACCGGGACCAGAATTCGGTGGTGATAATGATAGTCTTTGGGAAGGATTCCCGCGGGTTGACGCGTATTGCGAAGATGATTTGCAATCTGTTGATGATACAAAAACTATTTATGACAATCAGACTTTGTACGATGTGCCTGCAATCATGACAAATAATAGAAACCTGCCTCCGTTACCGCAAAAGCTTACCGACTTGAATTATTCTTCTGAAGGATTCGCCGCAGAAAATTCTATAACAGATAGTGTTGTTGATTCTGACTCTGTGTTGAAGAGATTGCAAGGCGAGAAACCTCCATCAAAGCCTGCTATATTCAAAGAACACTTCTTGTCGATACCAGATGGAATTCAAATTGAGAATGCTACAAAGAACGTTCTCCCAGTATTAGACGTTTGCAAGTTGTTGGAAAGTAATCTATCGCATTCCAGCAAAATGGAAAAACTAACAGCCCATATGAATGAACTTTCATCACACGACGGTGGTGTTAGAACATGGCTTGCGTTTGCACTAAAGTCTACCCAATCCTCAAAAGACACTATTTTTTCTGAGTACTGCGTTAACAAGCATGTTAAGCAGGCGTATGCAAATGCAGAAGAAGTCAGTAAAAAGCCTAGTGTTTCAACTACTGTGAATCAAAATGTATCGCagttaaagaaaaaggtaTTCTCACACAGTGTGAAAGAAGGTGCAAAGGGCTTACTATCCTCAATCGGTAAAAAGTTATAA
- the NOC3 gene encoding Noc3p (similar to Ashbya gossypii ACR032C): protein MAVRKRSQKLIQERNAKRRRQEDSLLESGLFKEDIDEEDINNAIDSGSAGKGSWEDEEQDYELKPRKLDSLDVVEGLPIKINGKLERRMREVSNEAVESDSDGERNKQEIMHSGGGDDDDHENDHENDHENDHDQVVIDTEDRILEIKEMIAELVENIMEEPEEHTSALTRLRKMAESKNPNTCKFSLLALVPVWKYIIPGYRIRPLTEVEKKEKVSKDVAKLRNFEEKIVLNYKLYVDNLSVLARTANNESPIKVGLANVALTAAVELAGSFSHFNFRQEVLTIIIRRVCKPNPSADPVFQKAIKCLEVLLSEDDEGNVALDILRIISKTMKVRSYNVDESVLNIFLSLDILNDYNSNTKFDEPTKLKQKKKDRVHLSKKQRKARKEMKEIEEEMRKAEQAVSAEEREKNQGEILKLLLTLYLNILKASNSRLIGSVLEGLAKFGHMANFDLLGDFLTVMKEIIAEAKLDDLSASEVRKVLLCIVTAFSLVTNHNHMKISVDLSTFVDALYALLPYISLDADIEFSQKTLRLADPLNNELIKPSVNVSTKAELLLKALDHIFFRSKSSTKQRASAFTKRLYMTITHTPERTTIAILKFLDKLMTKYSEIGGLYSTEDRIGNGNFHMEASTPGRSNSEAATIWENTLLFNHYCPTVASASKTLFNRSRETLK from the coding sequence ATGGCAGTCAGAAAACGATCGCAGAAGTTAATTCAGGAAAGGAATGCAAAAAGAAGGAGACAGGAGGACTCTTTGTTGGAAAGTGGATTGttcaaagaagatattgatgaagaggaCATCAATAATGCAATCGACTCAGGCTCTGCAGGGAAAGGATCTTGGGAAGATGAGGAACAGGATTATGAGTTAAAGCCTCGGAAGCTGGATTCTTTAGATGTTGTAGAGGGTTTGCCTATTAAGATTAATGGGAAGTTGGAACGGAGGATGCGCGAGGTTTCTAACGAAGCAGTCGAGAGTGATTCTGATGGAGAGCGAAACAAGCAAGAAATTATGCATTCgggtggtggtgatgatgatgaccaTGAGAATGACCATGAGAATGACCATGAGAATGACCATGATCAAGTGGTGATAGACACTGAGGACAGGATACTTGAGATAAAAGAGATGATTGCCGAGTTGGTGGAGAACATAATGGAGGAACCTGAGGAACATACATCAGCCTTGACTCGTTTGCGGAAAATGGCAGAATCGAAGAATCCTAATACTTGCAAATTCTCTCTACTTGCATTGGTACCTGTatggaaatatattattccGGGGTATAGAATCAGGCCATTGACGGAGgttgaaaagaaggaaaaggtCTCAAAAGATGTTGCCAAGTTGAGGAATTTTGAGGAAAAGATAGTTTTAAACTATAAACTTTATGTGGATAATTTGTCCGTTTTGGCCCGTACTGCTAATAATGAGTCTCCGATCAAGGTTGGTTTGGCCAATGTTGCTTTAACAGCTGCCGTTGAATTGGCCGGTAGCTTTTCACACTTTAACTTCAGGCAGGAAGTTTTAACAATTATCATTCGGAGAGTTTGTAAACCTAACCCTAGCGCGGATCCTGTGTTCCAAAAAGCTATTAAATGTCTAGAAGTTTTACTCagtgaagatgatgaaggcAATGTCGCGTTGGACATTTTAAGGATAATTTCTAAAACAATGAAAGTAAGGAGCTACAATGTGGATGAATCCGTActgaatatatttttgtcCTTAGATATTTTAAACGATTACAATTCTAATACCAAGTTTGATGAGCCTACTAAGCTtaagcagaagaagaaagacCGAGTTCATTTATCAAAAAAGCAGAGGAAGGCCAGAAAGGAAatgaaagaaattgaagaagaaatgCGTAAAGCAGAACAAGCAGTCTCTGCTGaggaaagagaaaagaaCCAGGGGGAAATTCTAAAATTGCTTCTAACATTATACCTCAACATTTTGAAAGCTAGCAACAGTAGGCTAATTGGTTCAGTTCTAGAAGGTTTGGCGAAGTTTGGTCATATGGCAAATTTTGATCTACTAGGTGACTTTCTGACGGTAATGAAGGAAATTATAGCTGAAGCCAAATTAGATGATTTGTCAGCTAGTGAAGTCCGTAAGGTTCTCCTCTGCATTGTAACGGCGTTCTCACTAGTCACTAATCATAACCACATGAAAATATCTGTTGATTTATCTACGTTTGTTGACGCCTTGTATGCTTTACTTCCGTATATTTCATTGGATGCTGATATCGAATTTTCGCAAAAGACTCTTAGGTTGGCTGATCCATTGAATAATGAATTAATCAAACCTTCAGTCAATGTATCCACCAAAGCTGAACTTCTGCTAAAAGCTCTGGatcatatatttttcagGTCAAAATCCAGTACTAAACAAAGGGCTTCCGCTTTTACAAAGAGATTATATATGACCATTACACATACCCCAGAGAGGACGACGATCGCTatattaaagtttttaGATAAACTAATGACCAAATACTCCGAAATAGGCGGTTTGTATTCAACAGAAGATAGAATTGGTAATGGTAATTTTCATATGGAAGCGTCTACACCCGGTAGAAGTAACTCAGAAGCCGCTACCATTTGGGAAAATACTCTGTTGTTCAACCACTATTGTCCAACTGTAGCTTCAGCTTCCAAGACCTTGTTTAATAGATCTAGAGAAACATTAAAATGA
- the SKI6 gene encoding exosome non-catalytic core subunit SKI6 (similar to Ashbya gossypii ACR035W): MSSLEIYSPEGIRIDGRRWNELRRFDYSINTHPNAADGSSYLEQGNNKIITLVKGPQEPNLRSQVNSNKGTLTVTVNITKFSDIERSQAGHRNERRTLELQTALVRTFEKNIMLQLYSRTVIDIQIHVIQKDGGLLGAMINGITLALIDAGIAMYDYISGVSVGLYDTTPLLDLNALEENALSSVTLAVVGKSEKLSLLLVEDKVPLDRLESVMAIGIAGSHRIRDLMDKELRLHGKRRVENTSTN, from the coding sequence ATGTCAAGTCTAGAAATATATTCACCTGAAGGTATACGTATTGACGGGCGTCGTTGGAATGAGTTAAGGAGGTTTGATTACTCTATTAATACACACCCAAATGCTGCAGATGGATCATCTTACCTGGAGCAAGGTAACAATAAGATAATCACGTTGGTTAAAGGCCCTCAGGAGCCCAATTTGCGTTCACAAGTGAACTCAAATAAGGGTACCTTAACTGTCACTGTTAATATAACTAAGTTTTCAGATATAGAAAGAAGTCAAGCAGGCCACAGGAATGAAAGACGAACTCTAGAATTACAAACAGCCTTGGTACGtacatttgaaaagaacATTATGTTGCAGCTATATTCACGTACTGTAATTGATATCCAAATACACGTAATACAAAAAGATGGTGGTTTGCTGGGCGCAATGATAAATGGAATAACTTTGGCACTTATAGACGCTGGTATTGCAATGTACGATTATATTAGCGGTGTGTCCGTGGGACTGTACGATACAACTCCTTTATTGGATTTAAATGCACTCGAAGAAAATGCTCTCAGCAGTGTGACTCTTGCTGTTGTGGGTAAGTCTGAGAAGCTAtcattgttgttggttgaAGATAAAGTACCTTTAGATAGATTAGAGAGTGTAATGGCAATTGGTATCGCTGGTTCTCATAGAATAAGAGATTTAATGGACAAAGAATTAAGGCTACATGGTAAGCGTAGAGTAGAGAACACATCTACGAATTGA
- a CDS encoding uncharacterized protein (similar to Ashbya gossypii ACR033C), whose translation MLALCDCKNWAGLRRMCIDNSNTDSHLGAANNLSYDDLVDIIMNDKPVPNAVEVEEVILDESCRTKSQLQPRPKPWEAIQPSGKDIEVYETGKVENSKDESSPTVGNHAS comes from the coding sequence ATGTTGGCACTTTGTGACTGCAAGAACTGGGCTGGTTTAAGAAGAATGTGCATAGATAATTCTAATACTGATTCCCATTTAGGAGCTGCTAATAACCTGAGCTATGATGACCTTGTTGATATAATTATGAATGATAAGCCCGTGCCTAATGCAGTAGAGGTTGAAGAGGTAATCCTTGATGAATCATGCAGGACAAAATCTCAGCTTCAACCACGACCCAAACCTTGGGAAGCAATACAGCCAAGTGGCAAAGATATTGAGGTCTATGAAACtggaaaagttgaaaattcTAAAGATGAAAGTTCTCCTACTGTGGGAAACCATGCCTCTTAG
- a CDS encoding uncharacterized protein (no homolog in Ashbya gossypii), translated as MCSKHMKIVIVDPKSSRKTRMGAAQSTKKSDVGSLSRKGSLRNGNTQNNNNNAGRNGDLLHGSSEYDDIEYNNDSKKMTNKDDIGVAVQFVVQNSRGLVQVEKLQRKKKPRREPSLSYSNRTPMPLVIKTDPRCSLLEKPCRRVNDADKSELRHRKLLIKTDPLFTKKEVTLKWEKDITSSRKAFNNRIATELADFRRPVEPVAFIPDRYDEEELTVVYTKSWKSSLGFDGTKPSGPLFRIISARNACNNSHSSYSHHQSTIIGNNGIAPNYHFNYNSFGKIKMGESKP; from the coding sequence ATGTGCTCTAAACACATGAAGATAGTTATAGTGGATCCTAAATCAAGCAGAAAGACGCGGATGGGTGCTGCGCAGAGTACCAAGAAGTCAGATGTAGGTAGCTTGTCAAGAAAGGGTTCACTGCGAAATGGGAATacacaaaataataataataatgcaGGCCGTAATGGGGACTTGTTGCACGGAAGTTCAGAGTACGATGATATTGAGTATAATAATGATAGTAAGAAAATGACGAATAAGGATGATATAGGTGTGGCTGTTCAATTTGTGGTTCAGAATAGCCGAGGGTTAGTGCAAGTAGAAAAGCTgcaaaggaagaagaaacctAGAAGGGAACCTAGTTTAAGCTACAGCAATAGGACACCGATGCCATTGGTAATAAAGACGGATCCAAGATGTAGTTTACTCGAAAAACCATGTAGAAGAGTCAATGATGCTGATAAAAGTGAACTAAGGCATCGAAAGTTGTTGATCAAGACTGATCCTTTATTTACGAAGAAGGAAGTTACCTTAAAGTGGGAGAAAGATATCACAAGCAGTAGGAAGGCATTTAATAATAGAATAGCTACAGAATTGGCCGATTTCAGACGCCCTGTGGAGCCTGTTGCTTTCATACCTGATAGATATGACGAAGAAGAGCTCACGGTAGTTTATACCAAGTCTTGGAAGTCTTCGTTAGGATTTGACGGGACTAAACCTTCAGGTCCTCTGTTCAGGATCATTAGTGCTAGGAATGCCTGTAACAATAGCCACAGTTCGTATAGTCACCACCAAAGCACTATCATTGGGAACAACGGGATTGCTCCAAACTATCATTTCAACTACAATTCATTCGGAAAGATTAAAATGGGCGAATCGAAGCCTTAA
- the GPI14 gene encoding glycosylphosphatidylinositol-alpha 1,4 mannosyltransferase I (similar to Ashbya gossypii ACR034W) has product MNRDLKLLIFISFIARVLFFQYGVYQDSHFVVKYTDVDYYVFHDAANYVFQNVSPYLRDTYRYTPLLSWILVPNHWLQWIHFGKLVFTVFDLLTGIMILQLLTDYPLKRRIILSSIWLLNPMVITISTRGNAESILCFLVVWFLYHLKSRQYALSGMIYGLVIHFKIYPIIYAPAISIYFFRSKDKDWFKNLFIMGVTTLISFLGLGMLMYHFYGNEFLEHAYIYHVVRTDHRHNFSIWNMLLYLESTYLGVSSSVPWAKYAFIPQFLATMGVTALLWEFPNWNFLLNTMFLQTFTFVTYNKVCTSQYFVWYLILLPFYLAETTLTWTKGVFIGILWVASQILWLYHGYLLEFEGRDVFYPGIFFSSVVFFLANIYLLSVFIIDCKNRIHFATAKKEL; this is encoded by the coding sequence ATGAACAGGGATTTGAAACTGctaatatttatatcttttATTGCTAGGGTTTTATTTTTCCAATATGGCGTATACCAAGATTCTCATTTTGTTGTAAAGTACACTGATGTAGATTACTATGTGTTCCATGACGCTGCAAATTATGTCTTTCAAAATGTATCTCCATATTTACGTGATACTTACCGCTACACTCCATTGCTAAGTTGGATACTAGTTCCTAACCATTGGCTTCAATGGATTCATTTTGGTAAACTTGTGTTCACAGTATTTGATCTTTTAACAGGTATTATGATTTTGCAGCTACTAACCGACTATCCCTTAAAACGTAGGATAATCCTAAGTTCAATTTGGTTATTAAATCCAATGGTAATCACAATAAGCACACGGGGGAACGCAGAGTCTATCTTATGTTTCTTAGTGGTATGGTTTTTATACCATTTGAAAAGCCGTCAATATGCCCTTTCTGGTATGATTTATGGATTGGTGATCCATTTCAAGATCTATCCAATTATATATGCCCCAGcaatttcaatatatttctttagGTCCAAGGATAAAGATTGGTTTAAgaatttatttattatggGCGTTACTActttaatatcatttttgGGACTCGGTATGCTAATGTATCATTTCTACGGAAACGAGTTCTTGGAGCATGCATACATTTACCACGTTGTAAGAACAGATCATCGTCATAACTTTTCCATTTGGAACATGCTCTTATACCTTGAATCTACTTATCTAGGCGTAAGTTCTTCTGTTCCGTGGGCCAAGTATGCTTTCATACCTCAATTCCTTGCTACAATGGGCGTTACTGCATTACTGTGGGAGTTTCcaaattggaattttctATTAAATACgatgtttcttcaaacttttaCATTTGTGACTTACAACAAGGTTTGTACGtctcaatattttgtttgGTATTTAATCTTATTGCCATTTTACTTGGCGGAAACAACCTTAACGTGGACCAAGGGAGTTTTTATTGGAATACTATGGGTAGCGTCTCAAATACTATGGCTCTACCATGGATACCTATTGGAATTTGAAGGACGTGACGTCTTCTACCCtggaatatttttttcaagtgtAGTATTCTTTTTGGCTAATATCTACTTATTGTCAGTTTTCATCATCGACTGTAAGAATAGAATACATTTTGCAACGGCTAAAAAAGAACTTTAA
- the MPP10 gene encoding rRNA-processing protein MPP10 (similar to Ashbya gossypii ACR031W) — protein sequence MAQLIERIKENPAGLISKEFLESDEPLSLVKTYFDDVIHLQDGLKTEKQSFKSVIDEIAIEGLDANQVWWQAKMVLDNIGGELVEKIATLKKNMADDGDDIEDEELSENEEPGELDSEAEEASDEEASESETIEGVEQKDVGLRESDDEEVQSVSELDGSSDVYSDEDETLNNVEDPSKTSQETYEDAIESLEPDNEASDKYGINDDFFELEEFNRQTLAAEDSIQDQEDHEEDEEIDYFDDLSSDDDEEVLYYDDFFEPPKTKNSIEKSDSKTLKSPVVPGKDLDEDIYETAIGNAKLDLFAEQQEEEDSDNELNTDKQTGKKFSTFELQQLQIQREIEQLEKEAVAQKKWALKGEVKAKDRPEDALLTEELEFDRTAKPVPVITAEITESLEDMIRRRIKDGNFDDLNRRIISDISSFGGKQKVELSDVKSSKSLAEIYEGEYKGVSEETELSEELLKSHDEITDLYKNLVYKLDALSSASFIPKPVQKSLEVKVQTASIAMEDAQPLTMSSSTTLAPQEIYRVGKSENKDEITLKNGVVMSKEELSREDKNRLRRAIKRKRSKALENNNKQARKKSKKDDVLDTLSKAKNVTIIDKKGEKRDTKGNAKGAGRQTSSTNLKL from the coding sequence ATGGCTCAGCTCATTGAAAGAATCAAGGAAAACCCAGCTGGTTTAATCTCAAAGGAGTTTTTGGAGTCCGATGAACCTCTTTCTTTGGTGAAGacatattttgatgatgtgATACATTTACAAGACGGTTTAAAGACAGAAAAACAAAGTTTTAAGAGTGTAATTGACGAGATAGCAATAGAGGGGTTAGATGCTAACCAAGTATGGTGGCAGGCAAAAATGGTTCTAGATAATATCGGCGGTGAATTAGTAGAGAAGATTGCCACACTTAAAAAAAACATGgctgatgatggtgatgatattgaagatgaggaaTTATCCGAGAACGAGGAGCCAGGTGAACTTGATAGTGAGGCTGAGGAGGCGTCGGATGAAGAAGCATCAGAAAGTGAAACAATCGAAGGGGTGGAGCAAAAGGATGTTGGTCTCCGTGAAAgcgatgatgaagaagtgCAGAGTGTATCTGAATTAGATGGTAGTTCTGATGTTTATAGCGACGAAGATGAAACATTAAATAACGTTGAAGACCCCTCTAAAACTTCTCAAGAAACATATGAAGATGCAATAGAATCCCTAGAACCAGATAATGAAGCAAGTGATAAATATGGGATTAATGACGACTTTTTTGAGCTAGAAGAGTTTAACAGGCAGACTTTAGCAGCTGAAGATTCAATTCAGGATCAGGAAGATCAcgaggaagatgaagaaattgactACTTTGACGATCTTTCGTcagatgacgatgaagaagttCTGTATtatgatgatttttttgaacCTCCAAAGACCAAAAATAGCATTGAAAAATCTGATTCGAAAACCTTAAAATCTCCAGTGGTTCCTGGAAAAGATTTAGATGAAGACATTTATGAAACAGCTATTGGAAATGCGAAGCTGGACCTTTTTGCTGAACAacaagaagaggaggatTCTGACAATGAGCTCAATACTGATAAACAAACAGGAAAGAAATTCTCTACTTTTGAACTTCAACAACTACAGATCCAGAGAGAAATTGAGCAGttagaaaaagaagctgTTGCACAAAAGAAATGGGCCCTTAAGGGTGAGGTTAAGGCAAAGGATCGTCCCGAAGATGCATTATTGACGGAGGAATTAGAATTTGATAGAACTGCCAAGCCAGTACCTGTGATAACAGCTGAAATTACTGAGTCATTGGAGGATATGATTAGGAGAAGAATTAAGGATGGTAATTTTGATGATCTAAACAGAAGAATTATTTCCGATATCTCTTCATTTGGTGGTAAACAAAAGGTGGAACTCAGTGATGTTAAATCGTCCAAATCCTTAGCTGAGATATATGAAGGTGAATACAAAGGAGTTTCCGAAGAAACAGAACTTTCAGAAGAACTTCTGAAGTCTCATGATGAAATTACAGATTTGTATAAGAATTTAGTATACAAATTGGACGCTTTATCGTCTGCAAGTTTCATTCCAAAGCCTGTTCAAAAGTCTTTAGAAGTCAAAGTACAGACCGCTTCAATTGCTATGGAAGATGCACAACCATTAACTATGTCATCCTCCACTACCTTGGCACCACAAGAAATCTACAGAGTTGGGAAATCGGAGAATAAGGATGAAATAACTCTAAAGAATGGTGTGGTCATGTCAAAGGAAGAACTGAGCAGAGAGGACAAGAACAGATTACGTAGAGcaatcaaaagaaagagatCCAAGGCTCttgaaaacaataataaGCAAGCAAGAAAGAAATCTAAGAAGGATGATGTTCTTGATACGTTGTCAAAGGCCAAGAACGTTACAATCATTGATAAGAAAGGTGAAAAGCGTGATACCAAGGGTAACGCAAAGGGTGCTGGTCGTCAAACTAGCAGCACAAACTTAAAGTTATAG